From a region of the Corythoichthys intestinalis isolate RoL2023-P3 chromosome 7, ASM3026506v1, whole genome shotgun sequence genome:
- the zgc:153738 gene encoding dynein regulatory complex protein 11, whose translation MSQRTYNELWAEAQVELSRLLVEELPAEPLKPEKDRVVFFQRLATLYVRYLQILRQLEKVYDQAVHPQKRRLVLTTLEAVMGRLLELKNEMVDKELCEYHYMDDVLHDLKLTPADLEIPIPYYFLSERNEDNLARRAMLTNILEKMEATVTEKRVTKPMSQDEAIRIIQVAERARQGRLRAALNEASKRLSKIPMAAAPQPADMARAAVRIQKVWRGYVERKKTKAARIEDMIFLGMAPHPKYQSPIQAKIDAHATEEAIRNKQKEHEDEYQKSVIAIASHLLEVEGHDIAVNMKEQIRQWFLECRNLTGVFPEFPDDDEGGSAILFAEKDYQQLLKEMAEAEDDGKNKKEKQPEKKDAKKAKGKEEEEEGLEMLPSNFLADLELCNKTFVDFWETRTESRNFDQRHEVELIKEEKRVDVLSEIRVKVDEDMRQELADWRLAVEKTPAKIYKKKKPKRDKKKKKGEKDLTVNRTLESLCQEMVEEGLLKQSNPVRMQDYLGDFNYLGTTLRMNDIEPMPSMSDVRQLLSLYAILPLGSQIVHEKAPLTKAILLAGPVGVGKRMLVNAICTETGATLFDLSPVNIAGKYPGKSGLSMMLHLVFKVARLLQPSVIWIDGAEKMFYKKIPKEERALEPKRLKKDLPKSLKLIKEEDRVLVIGTSKDPTTADIKSLCKMYTKVILIPRPDYGSRYVLWKQLIQKHGGEITSALDLSSLSKISDGYTAGNMIQAIQQVITKRRLLLQEKRPLTAVEFVAPLAKFTPVFQDQEEALKKWYAKTPLGKKRIKAAQEREEALQAQQANKGKGKGKGKDAPKKGKK comes from the exons ATGTCACAGAG GACATACAACGAACTGTGGGCAGAGGCTCAGGTGGAGTTGAGTCGTCTGTTAGTTGAGGAGCTCCCTGCCGAACCTCTAAAGCCAGAAAAGGACCGAGTGGTTTTCTTCCAGAGACTGGCCACATTGTACGTGCGCTATCTGCAGATTCTTAGACAACTAGAGAAGGTGTACGACCAGGCAGTGCACCCACAGAAAAGACGTCTTGTTCTGACTACCCTTGAGGCTGTGATGGGCCGACTCTTAGAATTGAAAAATGAAATGGTGGACAAAGAGTTATGCGAGTACCACTACATGGATGATGTCTTACATGACCTGAAGCTCACacct GCTGACCTTGAGATTCCCATCCCTTACTATTTTTTGAGTGAACGCAATGAAGACAACTTGGCGCGAAGGGCCATGCTAACAAATATCCTAGAAAAGATGGAGGCGACTGTGACGGAAAAA CGTGTGACAAAGCCCATGAGTCAAGATGAGGCCATCAGAATCATTCAAGTGGCAGAGAGGGCACGGCAAGGACGCTTACGAGCAGCCTTAAATGAAGCTAGCAAAAGATTGAGCAAGATACCCATGGCCGCGGCACCGCAACCCGCTGATATGGCCCGAGCCGCAGTCCGCATCCAGAAG GTTTGGAGGGGTTACGTAGAgaggaagaagacaaaggctgcTCGTATTGAAGATATGATTTTTCTCGGAATG GCCCCACATCCAAAATACCAGTCGCCCATCCAAGCCAAGATCGATGCTCACGCCACTGAAGAAGCCATACGGAATAAGCAGAAAGAACATGAGGATGAATATCAAAAGTCTGTGATAGCAATTGCAAGCCACCTGCTAGAGGTCGAAGGTCACGACATAGCTGTCAACATGAAAGAACAAATCCGCCAGTGGTTTCTTGAATGCCG TAATCTAACAGGAGTATTTCCAGAGTTTCCGGATGATGATGAAGGTGGCTCAGCTATTCTTTTTGCTGAAAAGGATTATCAACAG CTGCTGAAAGAAATGGCTGAGGCTGAAGAtgatggcaaaaataaaaaagaaaagcaacCTGAGAAAAAAGATGCAAAGAAAGCAAAGGGGAAAGAG GAAGAAGAAGAGGGCTTGGAGATGTTAccttcaaattttttggcagacTTGGAATTATGCAACAAGACCTTTGTTG ATTTCTGGGAAACCCGCACTGAGTCTCGAAATTTCGACCAAAGGCATGAGGTAGAGCTGATCAAGGAGGAGAAGAGGGTGGACGTTCTGTCAGAGATTCGAGTTAAG GTGGATGAGGACATGAGACAGGAACTGGCAGACTGGAGGCTTGCTGTGGAAAAAACACCAGCCAAAATTTATAAAAAG AAAAAACCGAAGCGcgacaagaaaaagaaaaaaggggaaaaagatTTGACAGTTAATAG GACTCTTGAATCTCTATGTCAGGAGATGGTGGAGGAGGGTTTATTGAAGCAATCAAATCCTGTACGAATGCAAGACTACCTGG GTGACTTCAATTACCTTGGAACCACATTGAGAATGAACGACATCGAACCCATGCCCTCAATGTCCGATGTGCGGcaacttttatctctctatgcgATTTTACCTTTAG GCTCTCAAATAGTCCATGAAAAAGCCCCCCTTACAAAGGCCATTCTACTAGCAGGACCAGTGGGGGTTGGTAAAAGGATGTTGGTCAATGCCATCTGCACGGAGACTGGTGCCACCCTTTTTGACCTGTCTCCTGTCAATATCGCTGGGAAGTATCCAGGCAAGAGTGGCCTCTCTATGATGCTCCATTTAGTCTTCAAG GTCGCAAGGTTGTTGCAACCTTCAGTGATATGGATAGATGGCGCAGAGAAAATGTTTTACAAGAAAATTCCCAAGGAAGAAAGAGCG TTAGAACCTAAACGCTTGAAGAAAGATTTGCCCAAATCGCTCAAGCTGATTAAAGAAGAGGATCGTGTTCTCGTAATAGGAACAAGTAAAGATCCCACAACTGCAGATATCAAGTCGCTCTGTAAAATGTACACAAAAGTAATCTTGATCCCAAGACCCGACTATGGCTCAAGATACG TTTTGTGGAAGCAACTGATCCAGAAACACGGAGGCGAGATAACCTCGGCATTGGACCTTAGCTCCTTGTCCAAGATTTCAGATGGCTACACCGCAGGGAACATGATTCAGGCAATCCAGCAAGTTATTACCAAGAGACGACTTCTGCTGCAAGAAAAGAGGCCTTTGACTGCTGTTGAGTTTGTGGCCCCATTGGCCAAGTTCACCCCAGTGTTTCAGGATCAAGAAGAGGCCTTAAAA AAATGGTATGCAAAAACTCCCTTGGGAAAGAAGCGGATTAAGGCTGCTCAAGAAAGAGAAGAGGCACTACAGGCTCAGCAAGCGAACAAAGGGAAAGGGAAAGGGAAAGGGAAAGATGCACCGAAGAAAGGAAAGAAATAA